From the Calonectris borealis chromosome 4, bCalBor7.hap1.2, whole genome shotgun sequence genome, one window contains:
- the ADISSP gene encoding adipose-secreted signaling protein isoform X3: MATASKGSKAKGGGVRFAPSQPAEGAHGHVHFDEKLHDSVVMVTQEKDGSFLVKVGFLKILHKYEITFLLPLVQRLGKDICAVPLPNLNLRVIGITSLPEGYSVKCEYTAHKEGVLKEEMVLASEAGEGACVKVVVQARVMDRHHGTPMLLDGVRCIGAELEYDSEQSDWHGFD, translated from the exons ATGGCTACGGCGAGCAAGG GCAGCAAGGCGAAGGGGGGGGGCGTGCGCTTCGCCCCCAGCCAGCCCGCCGAGGGGGCCCACGGCCACGTGCACTTTGACGAGAAGCTCCACGACTCGGTGGTGATGGTGACGCAGGAGAAGGACGGCAGCTTCCTCGTCAAG GTGGGATTCCTGAAGATCCTCCACAAGTATGAGATCACGTTCCTCCTGCCCCTGGTGCAGAGGCTGGGGAAGGACATCTGTGCCGTTCCCCTCCCCAACCTCAACCTCCGAGTCATCGGCATCACCTCGCTGCCGGAAG GCTACAGCGTGAAGTGCGAGTACACGGCGCACAAGGAGGGGGTCCTGAAGGAGGAGATGGTCCTGGCCAGCGAGGCCGGTGAAGGCGCCTGTGTGAAGGTCGTGGTCCAAGCCCGTGTCATGG ACCGGCACCACGGCACGCCGATGCTCCTGGACGGGGTGCGCTGCATCGGCGCGGAGCTGGAGTACGACTCGGAGCAGAGCGACTGGCACGGCTTCGActag
- the ADISSP gene encoding adipose-secreted signaling protein isoform X2 has product MLPAPCPGSSRAGSKAKGGGVRFAPSQPAEGAHGHVHFDEKLHDSVVMVTQEKDGSFLVKVGFLKILHKYEITFLLPLVQRLGKDICAVPLPNLNLRVIGITSLPEGYSVKCEYTAHKEGVLKEEMVLASEAGEGACVKVVVQARVMDRHHGTPMLLDGVRCIGAELEYDSEQSDWHGFD; this is encoded by the exons aTGCTGCCCGCTCCATGCCCGGGGAGCAGCCGAGCAG GCAGCAAGGCGAAGGGGGGGGGCGTGCGCTTCGCCCCCAGCCAGCCCGCCGAGGGGGCCCACGGCCACGTGCACTTTGACGAGAAGCTCCACGACTCGGTGGTGATGGTGACGCAGGAGAAGGACGGCAGCTTCCTCGTCAAG GTGGGATTCCTGAAGATCCTCCACAAGTATGAGATCACGTTCCTCCTGCCCCTGGTGCAGAGGCTGGGGAAGGACATCTGTGCCGTTCCCCTCCCCAACCTCAACCTCCGAGTCATCGGCATCACCTCGCTGCCGGAAG GCTACAGCGTGAAGTGCGAGTACACGGCGCACAAGGAGGGGGTCCTGAAGGAGGAGATGGTCCTGGCCAGCGAGGCCGGTGAAGGCGCCTGTGTGAAGGTCGTGGTCCAAGCCCGTGTCATGG ACCGGCACCACGGCACGCCGATGCTCCTGGACGGGGTGCGCTGCATCGGCGCGGAGCTGGAGTACGACTCGGAGCAGAGCGACTGGCACGGCTTCGActag
- the ADISSP gene encoding adipose-secreted signaling protein isoform X1: MPGEQPSRSEATEDPGGRRCCFSAASCSKAKGGGVRFAPSQPAEGAHGHVHFDEKLHDSVVMVTQEKDGSFLVKVGFLKILHKYEITFLLPLVQRLGKDICAVPLPNLNLRVIGITSLPEGYSVKCEYTAHKEGVLKEEMVLASEAGEGACVKVVVQARVMDRHHGTPMLLDGVRCIGAELEYDSEQSDWHGFD, from the exons ATGCCCGGGGAGCAGCCGAGCAGGTCAGAGGCTACGGAGGACCCAGGGGGACGTCGCTGCTGTTTTTCCGCTGCAAGTT GCAGCAAGGCGAAGGGGGGGGGCGTGCGCTTCGCCCCCAGCCAGCCCGCCGAGGGGGCCCACGGCCACGTGCACTTTGACGAGAAGCTCCACGACTCGGTGGTGATGGTGACGCAGGAGAAGGACGGCAGCTTCCTCGTCAAG GTGGGATTCCTGAAGATCCTCCACAAGTATGAGATCACGTTCCTCCTGCCCCTGGTGCAGAGGCTGGGGAAGGACATCTGTGCCGTTCCCCTCCCCAACCTCAACCTCCGAGTCATCGGCATCACCTCGCTGCCGGAAG GCTACAGCGTGAAGTGCGAGTACACGGCGCACAAGGAGGGGGTCCTGAAGGAGGAGATGGTCCTGGCCAGCGAGGCCGGTGAAGGCGCCTGTGTGAAGGTCGTGGTCCAAGCCCGTGTCATGG ACCGGCACCACGGCACGCCGATGCTCCTGGACGGGGTGCGCTGCATCGGCGCGGAGCTGGAGTACGACTCGGAGCAGAGCGACTGGCACGGCTTCGActag